Proteins encoded within one genomic window of Budorcas taxicolor isolate Tak-1 chromosome 12, Takin1.1, whole genome shotgun sequence:
- the LOC128057881 gene encoding LOW QUALITY PROTEIN: uncharacterized protein LOC128057881 (The sequence of the model RefSeq protein was modified relative to this genomic sequence to represent the inferred CDS: substituted 1 base at 1 genomic stop codon), whose translation MTCSCPNVALTPRSSSASIPSLGLSLPFPPTPSLFDHHELKEACAHIADVNRQQGIQPPVTPTNILIMLLLLLQQIQNGEATAFWAYIPDPPMIQSLGWDKEIVPVYVNDTSLLGGKSDTHISPQQANISFYGLATQYPMCFSYQLQHPHCIQVSADISYPRVTISGIDKKTGKRSHRDGTGPLDIPFCDKRLSIRIGIDTPWTLCRARVASVYNINNANTTFLWDWAPGGKPDFPENRGQHPPILSVNTANVYQRELWKLLAAFGHGNSLYLQPNISGSKYGNVGVTGFLYPRACVPYPFMLIQGHIEITLSLNIYHLNCSNCILTNCIRGVKKGEQVIIVKQPAFVMLPVKITEAWYDETALELLQRINTALSRTERSVSLIVLGIVSLITLIATAVTASVSLAQSIQAAHTVDSLSYNVTKVMGTQEDIDKKIEDRLSALYDVVKVLGKQVQSINFRMKIQCHANYKXICVTKKAYNASDFPWDKVKKHLQGIWFNTNVSLDLLQLHNEILNIENSPKATLNIADTVNNFLQNLFSNFPSLHSLWQSIIAVGVVLTVVLIVICLAPCFIRSIVKEFLHVKILIHKNMLQHRHLMELLNNKERGAAGDCP comes from the coding sequence TGTGCTCATATAGCCGATGTTAATCGGCAGCAAGGTATACAACCCCCagtgacacctacaaatatattgatcatgttattattattgttacagcagatacaaaacggagaggctacggctttttgggcatacattcctgacccgcctatgattcaatcattaggatgggataaagaaatagtacctgtctatgtcaacgacacaagtcttttaggaggaaaatcagacactcatatttcccctcagcaagccaatatctccttttatggtcttgctacgcaatatcctatgtgcttttcttatcaattacaacatcctcactgtatacaggtgtcagctgatatatcctatcctcgagtgactatttctggcattgataaaaaaaccggaaaaagatcgcaccgtgacggaactggacctctcgacattccgttttgtgacaaacgtctaagcatccgcataggaatagacactccttggactttatgtcgagcccgggttgcgtcggtgtacaacatcaacaatgcaaataccacctttttgtgggattgggcacctgggggaaaacctgattttcctgaaaatcgaggacagcatccacccattctctctgtaaacactgctaatgtatatcaaagagaactgtggaaacttttggctgcctttggtcatggtaatagtctatatttgcaacccaatatcagtgggagtaaatatggtaatgtaggagtTACAGGGTTTTTATATCCCCGAGCTTGTGTCCcttacccattcatgttgatacaaggccatatagaaataacattgtcattgaatatttatcatttaaattgttctaattgcatacttaccaattgcataagaggtgttaaaaaaggagaacaagttataatagtaaaacaacctgcttttgtaatgttaccagttaaaataactgaagcttggtATGACGAGACTGCTTTAGAATTGCTACAACGCATTAACACGGCTCTTAGCCGCACTGAAAGAAGTGTAAGCCTGATTGTTCTGGGTATAGTATCtttaatcacccttatagcaactgctgttaccgcttctgtatctctagcacaatccattcaagctgctcatactgtagattccttgtcatataacgttactaaagtaatgggaacacaagaagatatagataaaaaaatagaagatagattatcagctttatatgatgTGGTTAAAGTTCTAGGGAAACAAGTTCAGAGCATTAACTTTCGCatgaaaattcaatgtcatgctaattataaatagatttgtgttactaaaaaggcctataatgcatctgactttccgtgggataaggtgaagaaacatctacaaggaatttggtttaatactaatgtttctctagatctattgcaattacataatgaaatccttaatattgaaaattctcctaaggctactttaaatatagctgatactgtcaacaattttttacaaaatttattttctaacttccctagcctgcattcactgtggcaaagcataattgctgtgggcgtggttttgactgttgtacttatcgtgatttgtttggctccttgttttattcgtagtattgttaaagaatttttacatgtaaaaattctgatacataaaaacatgttgcaacaccgacatcttatggagcttttaaataataaagagaggggagctgcgggggactgcccgtga